In Plasmodium coatneyi strain Hackeri chromosome 8, complete sequence, the genomic stretch AGTAAGAACCGTTTCGCTGCGCTCCATTtatttgtgtgtgcacacTCACGCGGATGAAGTGGTAAAGAACCATGTGGGTAGTAACTGCGTGGGTGTCTGTACGGATGATTCTCCCAAAAGTAAAAGTGGTTCTACCCAAAATGAACACTTCATCTCAAAAAACGAGATAAATAACTTCAGCAATGACATTGAATCTGTTGTGAATATCGCCAACGTGAGCATCAAGCTGTTCTCAGACCCGGACATAACGAACATAACAATTctagaaaaaaggaaccacCCGTATGGGATAGAAATAACGGAATATAATGAGAAGAAGGATTTGTGTGGCTATTGGCTGTTGACATGTAAGAAGGAGAGCGATGTGAATACCCTATTCAACACGTTGGTGAGtctgaaaaaggaaaacaaagggTCGACACtcatcccttcctttcatccAAAGATAAATATGAGCAACCCCATGTTTCACTTCCACCACAAGAATGTAAACTCGGTGTACAAGCACTTGGCAGCAAACCTGGTGGAGCAGCCAGTTGTGCTCTCCGTCGGGGAGGACCCTCACATGGGGGAGATTGAAGAGAATCGCTTGGGGGGGAAACAGGACAGCCTCGAAACTGTACAAAGCGGCGACACCGCTAATTACAATTATGACCGCTTCATGAGGGACTCCAGCCTGCTGTACTACTACGATGGAATGGACGATCCGGACTATCTCCAGAATGTGAAGAAGTACCAAATTGAAGACCTTGTCCCTGGGCAGATAAATTTATCCGACTCGAATGACCAGATGGCACTAGCCGAGTGCAGCCAGAATATGTGTGCTGAATCTAGTAGTGCAGAATCCATGAACCCGTTTTCCCTTCGTAGAAGTGCGCTGGGGGAGAGTCAATTAGGGGGGGGACAACCTCAAACGAACGTCCCCCGTGAGAAAGTGTCTGCACAGGAGGGAGTAGGCACAGCTAGACTACGCCCCTTGGTGGGGGTTCacccaaaaaggaaaaacataaacCCACCAGATGTAAATATCAATACTGTGAAGCCTAATTTAGTGCAAGAGGAGCAGCACTTTATGTGTCTAAATGTGGGTTCTAATTTTTCTCATGGGGACTACACTCCGCGGATGTATAGCCAGGGGGTACAGATCATGAAGGGGGTGAACGTAGGTATACATACAGGTTGTTACTCGAATGGGGATGCACAAGGGGGGAGTTTCCTCACCGGTGGTATTCCAGTTAGTGGTCCACGTGATgacgaaggaaggaacgttggAGAGCAGACGAATGAGCACTTGGTGGAAAGGCGCAACGGTGATCATATCGCGCACGTTTCAGATGTCACCAGGGAGGGCAACTATGGAGACAAACTGGGACTGAAGAATGGTCTTATCTTAAGCAATCTCCATGTGGAAGAGGGCATGGATGCTTGTAGTGGTACCAGGAAAGGAGAACCCCACGCGGAGGAAGAACCCAAAAGGGGAGATACAAAAGTGAGCGACCTGGAGGAAACATTCGCCAAAACGGGGGAGTTACTGAACAATGAGGAAGTTACAAAGTTCCTGCGCAGATTGGATTGGGCGGAAAACATGAGTGGTGGTTTGCATGAAGTGGGTCCTGAGTCGGCTACTAGAGCACACAGCTACTGTAAGACGAAGCGACTGACTGATGAGAGGCAATCCCCTACAATCGAAACGGAAGCGAATAACACTCCTGGACGCCTGAACGAACAGGATCATAGAACCCGTAATGGAGATTCAAAGGGAGAGCCAAACGGGGAACGTTTCAGTAAGGTTTACTCTGATGGGGGTCCCTCTTGTGATGGCACGCCTATGAATGGAACTGCCCTTTTTCCACATGACAGTGAGAACAATACGATGCAGGTAGATAGCCGTGTGAGGAGGGAAAACCTAGTAGGGGCGAGCCCACCTTGTGgtgagaaggaaggagatgcCCTGATTACCGTTGAAGATAATTCCTCTGTGCGGGCTTCTGCAGAAGTGATGAACCCTTttagaaaaatgaacaactcaGAGAGGGAGGGTTTTCCCGTGGGAGAGATGAATGCAAAAGTGCCTTTCAAATGTGGAAGTAATCCCAATGAGAATCcccagaagggaagaaaaattgatACTGTGCTGAGTGATCAACGGGAGGATTTGGATGAAAATGAGGGGACTACCCCGGGGGGGGCCATAATCAGTGGAGacggaaatgaaaaagtgcGTCCCAACGGAGTGCACACAGATGAGCAGATCCAGAAAGGGACTCACTCACAGACACGTAATAAAAACTGCGTGATGCGTTCCCCAATGGAGGACCTTCCTCGGGAAGAAGATAACAGAACAGAGATCTCCCCAACCCGGATGGACAACCGCGCCGCTACATCCAACCTTAAGGCAATTCTAAAGCCAACACCTCTTCACGCCAACGGGGGTGCGAGAATAGTCCAGGGGAGAATGAGAAGTGGCGTAGGACGGTTCCTGTTGCAAAAGGAGGAGAGTAATAAAATCCCACCCcctaagaagaagaagaataaagatAGTGCAGGAACCTCTGCAGTTTCCACTTCCAAGTCTATTACTCGCCTCAAGACGCTTCACGACGAATTGACCCCAGCGGGAGACGTCCCTGAGAGTGTAATCAGTCGAGTGATGAGCCAGATAGGCAGTAAAAGGTTGGGATCCTAagggtgcaaaaaaatgtggcaGCAACTTTGTTTGGCTAGGTGGAGGGAGGAAGCATCACTCCATGGTACCAGGCGTGTTCACAGCTGTACCCCTCCTGCGTTTGCATGTAACTTCACGTTTGCAATGCGTTTGAGTTTGAGTTCGTgtttgagttttttttttttttttttttttattcgtgtTGACCACTTCCACACGCGCACAGTGTAGTGTCGCACAATTGTTTCACGAATGGGAAGAAGCGACCTCTGTGTCCACTTCCCGCAAGGAGGTTCACGCAGACAGCGACAACATAAATTGATTTCGCCATTTATGCGTATGGTTAGCGCGTGTACGACTTGGTGTCATACAGGGGGAATACAGTTCTCACTGCTCGCACGGGATGGGTCACCGCCGCGTTGCCAGTCGGTCACCCCTTTCAGGCGTACGGGTTGCGTGGGCCCTTGTCGGCGTTGCTGGCCGGGTTCTTTATAGTCTCATCGATAGAGAGGATAAGGCAGGCAGCTTCCGTAGCGCTGTAAATTACGTTTCTCttaatttttgtaacttCAAAAATGCAGTGTTCATACGCATTGATGATGTCTCCCTCCTGGCAGTCAACTCCGTACCAGATGTCACTTGTCTCCTCGGAGTGCTTCTTCCTGAGTTTGTTCAGAATATCTGTAGAATCATAACCAGCATTGTGGGAGAGGTGTCTAGGAATGGATTCAAGAGCCTTTGCGAAGGAGTACAGAACGATTTGTTCCTTGTTGCAAATGGATCTGCTATATATTCTAAGATGCTTAGATAGTTGCATCTCTATAGATCCCGCTCCAGGAACAATTTCTGAATTTCCAATGCATCTGAGCACAATCATAATGGCGTCATTAATTGATCTCTCCACTTCTTCGATGAATTGGTTAGCCCCTCCTCTGAGGATAATGGTGACTGACTTGGTCTTTAGGCATTccttaaaaatgttgtaTCTTTCATTTCCTATTTGTATTTCCTCGAAGACACCACAGTTACCTAAAACACTTTCGTTTAGATTGAATAGCGACGTCTGTACGATAGCACCTGTTGCGTTTGCAGTTCGTTTTAGGTCTGCATCTTCCACTCTGCCTGCACAGAAAATATCATTGTCTGCAAAAAACTGGGTGGCTATATCGCCAATTGGAAGTCTAGACAGAACGATGTTTGCTccactttcttttattaagttcaattttttaaaaatgatttCCCACTCGGCTTGGACAATGGAGTTGTAGTCACTTGGGTTGTCAATCCTCACTTctgcattttccttctccgcTTTTAATTCTAATTCTACATTTAGGAGGAGTATCTTCGGGTTCAGGAATGTTTTGGGTTGTTGCTCAAATCCTGCATAAGAGAAGGTCTTTTTAAACGCCACTCCGTAAATCAGTTGTGTATCTAAGCAAGAACCACCAGTCACTTTCTTAATACCTATATTTGATTTATCCATATTTTCTCCTAATTTGTATACAGCATTTACCACCAGTTCGCTAAAAAATGCCTTATGATTAGAAACAAGCTTCGAGTTTAATGCGGTTTGTGCACACTTTATTaggatttcttttttttcctcttcgctTTTGCTCACGAAGCGAAGACTGAGATCATTCAATTTGTTGATGGCTACTGTACATGCGTTTCTGAACCCATCAATTATCATATTGGGTTCTATCCCATCGTTAATTAATTGTTTCGCTTCGTTTAGTAACTCTCCTGCTACTACTACCACGGAGGTCGTTCCGTCTCCCACTTCTTCATCTTGCGATTTAGCAATATCTACTAAAATGCACGCTGCGGGGTGAGAAATGTTTAGCAGATTCATCACCGTGGCGCCATCATTTGTTATAGTAACATCCTTATCCGTGTAGATAAGCTTGTCCATGCCTCGGGGTCCTAGGGTCGTCTTTATTATGTCTACGATAATTTGGCACGCATTTATGTTCCGTATAATTTGGCTCTTCCCCTGGGCCTTGTCCGTGCCTTCCTTCAGCAGCACGATGGGTAGCGACTGCGGGGAAAAAGCAGATTGTGACGTGAAGGAGtgtgagaagaagaagtgatATATGTAGTGATAGGAGAAGCAGCGTGGGGTGAACTCCGAAGTTTCACCCCCATTGCTCTTCATTCCTCCCCTTGGGGACGAGGGGGCCTTACCATTAAGTGACTCATTTTGGAAGAGGCGACGTGGAGGTAGTCAAATGGCTTAATCCCGTTTGTAGTACTTTCTTCACCTCACGGACGTGGTGAgtaacgcaaaaaaaaaaaaaaaaaaaaaaagtagcaaacTAGGAGAAACAAAGGCAGCGAAAAATTATACCGCCATACAGGTCTGTATGTTTTTTAACGGTTAACTTGTTTTTTGCACTCCCGTTGCATtgattccccttttttgtcacTGACTTGTGGGCATTAAGTTGGCCTCATATTACacttccatttgggggggaggTATATTCCACTTGGCATGAAAAACACTTCACTTACGAATTGAACACGAGGTTATAGCTACTTCCACAAGAGGGAAAGAAgcgcatacaaaaaaaaaaaaaaaaaaaaaatatggtcCTTCGGAATGCCCTTCTGAAAAAACATCACATGCaaccttctttatttttcctgttgttactagggtattttttttttttttttttttcctcgtgagaaaaaagaaatatatggcGGCAGCAGTTTTCGCCTCTCTACACGTGTGGGGGTGCGTTCGCCCAAATGGCAAGTTGCGGCAGTAGGGGTGACTTTCCTTTGCGGGCCTGACTACGCATAAGCAGGGCATATaaaggagaataaaataaagtactTCCGTGTTTTACCGGCACTATatagcaaaaatgaataaagtgCCTATCGCAAAATAGAGAATCGGAAtccaagaaaaaataaaaataaagtatCCGTACAGTGGACTCAGACTAATTTACCAGCAGCGCCATTATTATACCTCCCACACAACCGTATGCACACCCGTGGAAGGTACATTCCTATTTGAAAAGGCCGGCCCCTACacctttcccccatttgacCCCATGCGTTACgcggaaaaataaagaattgaTCACCACTACAGAGGGAAAATAGTATTTCCCTAACTTGCTTAAGTTCTTATCGAAAGATTAagcataaaagaaataaataaaaaaaaaaaaaaacggatgcGGGAAAACGTTACGTAGCACATCATTGTACACTTTCCCATTTGCGCAAAAGGGGAGAGCTTCAGTGAAGGGGAAAGCCAACTGTGCACAAACTACTTAGCTGCAGCGTGGGCAGTCCCCCATGCCGAGCAAAACACACTTTAAAAGAACCACATGCAGGAAGCGCACTTCAAAAGTGAGCAACATTTCCACATGTGCGTCTTGCGCAGATCGCACCTTGCGAACGTgacgcaaaaaaagaaaaaaaaaattgtcttgTTTTACCCCCCGTCACGATGGCAACCTTCTTTTCgcctgaacaagtcaggtAGAAATGACGaatggggcaaaaaaaaaaaaaaaaaaaaaaaaaaaaaaactgtggGGCTCATTGTTAGcatcttcttctgcttcttcgtccactttccccatttttttccctccatcCACTACGCATACCCCCCCAATCACGCGTTCGACTTGACACTGCTAATCACGGACAGGAACTCGGAGGACGCATCGGAGGTCTTTCCCCTACAGGAATGGGACGAATTTGACACGGCGGGCTCCGCCCTGGTGAAGAAGCCGAACATGGAACGCAAATTTCTGCCCCGGCCCTCctcactttccttttttttcttggggttattattacttttttttttctttccatagGAGGTTGACTTTTTAACGCGGTTCATCTCGTCCATCTCGCCTATCGTGTCGGGCTCCCCGTTTGTTGCGTCAGAATTTTGTGGAAAAATTACATGTCCTACGTCTTCCCCCCCAGGGTCATTCTGTTCTCCCTCGTAAGCTTCTCCCTGCTCCGcctgttcttcttccccttcgctCATTGAGTGCTCACTGCCAGCCTCATCTGGCTTGCCTATTTCGCTGTACAGGTGGCTGGACTGTTTTTCCCCGGTTCTTACGTTATTCCCCATTAAGTCTGTATCCTTCCGTGTGATCCTCATGTTTCGCTCCGTAATAATGACGCGGGAGTTCCCACATTCCAAGGTGTTCAGGGATCGCTCTGCAACCTCTCTCAAACAACCAAATGGGAAATTGCCAATGAGGACTTCGTCCTCGAGGTCGATAACACTTGAAACCTCTTCGTTCCCGTTACGGTTATAATCTGATCTGTCCCGCACCAATGCAGGACATATGTTACTTGCGTTAAAATTGCTCACCTCAAGTTTGTACACAAAACCTTCTTTCTTAATGCACCCGTCAAAATAATATTTGGACATGTCGGAGCTGTCTTGGTACTTGTATCTATCGTCAGAGCTACTTGTGGTAAAACATTCGTCTAAAGTCTTTCTCTTGTTCATTCCATCCGATACGATTTCACACAAATTGATGCCTCCATCTTCGCATTTCCCACCGGATAAGCAGTTAGGGTCGCACGGAAACTTCCCCACATTGCACAGGAGGGACGCCAGACGGCTAGCCATGTCAACGGGCGGTGtaacaaataaaaggggtctacttggggaaaaaaaagaaattcctAACTAGGTTTTCTCTTCAAATGCACCCCAAAATCGTAATCCctctatttatttattattatttttttttttgcaacgtTAGAACGATGTGCATAAACAcatctgttttttcttccccgtcACGCACGCTTATACATTAACATGTTGCCTCCTCTCCATTTAAAGGATCCACACAGAATGAACGAACTCGTAGCGGTGACGAAGTGGGCGAAGCGGGAACCCCCCCACCTGGTCACCACAAATGGTTGGTCGTTGACCAAaggagggtaaaaaaaaaaaaaatttccgtTAGGAAAGTTACCTTTCACAAGTTTACCTTTTGCAAAGTTGCTTTACGCGAAGAGAATGAGTAAAGTTGCGAGGGAGAGAAACGCCTTGccggaatttttttttttaaatgaagaaaatgcacAGAACAACGCGGTTGTAAAATGAGCGGCAAACGACTCGACCGTCCGCGCGTAGTGGTGGAAACCAACAACAACCAATCGCAGgtgtgttaatttttcttttgacaCCACGTTACCCTATATTGAGAGCGCTACGCAAATTCGTCATCCTGGGAACATGCGGAGTTTGCCCGGTTGACCCCGTCCCACGTGCACGCCCTTTCAGAGGGGCAGAACGTGGTGGGAGGAGGAACGAACAAATAAGATGTGCAAGTGTACACATCCGCGAGAACGGCAATAGTTTTTCCTGCGTGTAAATATGTTTACAAAGGTTCACAACACCTGTGCCTTTTTATGATGAATTTTCTTAAGTTGTACACCTTGTGTTGTTGCCTGACCTGGTCAGGTAAATTTCtacaaaagtaaaaattaccccatttttttatgacttGTTCAGGCAAAAGTGGGGTTCGCGCGGTGCTGTAAATTTTGGCGAGTCGTTGTTAACCAGCATGCGAATGTAACATTGGAGCATTTTTCAATTAAGCGGAGGGAAAACCATCAATTTGGAACGTCAGTTGACTAGTGGCTCttaaaacatgtaacacctTCTATATTCGAAAGGGCGGCATTCTGTGGAATGGCAAAAACGGTCGAGCTATATGGTGacaattttaagaaaaaaaaaaaaaaaaaaatcttcaatGGGGTGTGCTTAACATTGTGGCAGTTTGACATCCcaggaaaggggggaaaagcatTCAAATGGGAAATGAAGTGATCAACATGGCGAGCATTTAATTTTGCCAAACAATTCCATCTGCGAAAATGCACAGTTAGTTATGCctctgtttttattttactggGTAAGCGTGCGCGCGGTGGAGATTACAGGAAAATCCTtatcctttttccttcccaacCGTTTATATGCTAACGCCCTTTCCACCAGTGCGTacaggaaattttttttttttatgccgACGCGGATAGGTACACTTTtggcatggaaaaaaatacatactcGGAACGGGGTTAAGAAAAGGCATCTTTGCGGGAGGGGCATTATCGCTGTAAATGACGACTAACGGATACGCGATTATTGCTAGTTGAAAACTACTCCAATTCCCGTCTCGAGGCTTGAAAAAGCCGAGGGCAATTTTTGTAGCCTTTGTATGAAGgcgaacaattttaaaaaatcaaaCTTTTGCATGAAGTGGAAGTAACATGGCAAGGAGAGCAGGATGGGGGATGTAAATAAAACGATTAAAGCTTGCTTATGATTTTTGTAATGGTTTAGCATAGCTGCTCTTATGTTGGGTGCGCTTTTTATCATATATTGCTAGCGCTAGTTTTCCCCATCGGGGGGGCATGTTATTGCGCAATGTCGAAGTGGAAAACAATTTTAGCATGttggtaaaaaggaaaaaaaaaagtgtatccAAATTTAAGGAAGCCTCGTTACAAAAGGCAAAATGAATGCacgtggaaaaagaaaatattcctttCGTATAAATCGgagaaaacttttttttttctttttggcgGAACTCAATCTTTGTGATATAATTATCTCGTTTTATGGGCACCATGGGATTTCAAAGCAATTCTAATGCGGTATATGTTTTCCATGTGTATTAGGAGGGCTAATAGGACGATTGCATATCTGTAGGGCCAACCCATGTCACATTTAATAGGTGAAACATCTTGGTCACTTTTACcatgcacatattttgaaTCAGTTGGGTAAGATGTGGCTGGCCGTCATATCAACAACCCTTTTTCTGCCCAGCGTGTACATCTGGGGACTCGCAAAACAGGGGGCAATGATGTGCGGATGGGTCCAACGCGCATAGCACACTTCTAATGGCGCTCAAAACTCCGCGTTAGCCCCTTTCGACGAAACCACATCCCCTTGTTgggaaaatgagaaagtGTATTACGCCCTCCCCCTGGTAATTCTACCAAGGTAAATGGTCGGTCAAATGTTGTTCCATACGTGAGTGAGAAAAGTTGCGTTTAGCGGACCTGTCCCCTGTGTGATTATACCAGTCCAATTCGAATCCCCACTCTGTGGCCATGCACTTCTCCCATTTGGGGGCACAGTTTGTGCATCCCAATTGAGGCAGATTAAACAACCCTTCTAACAGTAATGAGGAGCTTGTGCACCGATTGGACCTTTTCGCATGTTCATTCAAAAT encodes the following:
- a CDS encoding T-complex protein eta subunit, whose protein sequence is MSHLMSLPIVLLKEGTDKAQGKSQIIRNINACQIIVDIIKTTLGPRGMDKLIYTDKDVTITNDGATVMNLLNISHPAACILVDIAKSQDEEVGDGTTSVVVVAGELLNEAKQLINDGIEPNMIIDGFRNACTVAINKLNDLSLRFVSKSEEEKKEILIKCAQTALNSKLVSNHKAFFSELVVNAVYKLGENMDKSNIGIKKVTGGSCLDTQLIYGVAFKKTFSYAGFEQQPKTFLNPKILLLNVELELKAEKENAEVRIDNPSDYNSIVQAEWEIIFKKLNLIKESGANIVLSRLPIGDIATQFFADNDIFCAGRVEDADLKRTANATGAIVQTSLFNLNESVLGNCGVFEEIQIGNERYNIFKECLKTKSVTIILRGGANQFIEEVERSINDAIMIVLRCIGNSEIVPGAGSIEMQLSKHLRIYSRSICNKEQIVLYSFAKALESIPRHLSHNAGYDSTDILNKLRKKHSEETSDIWYGVDCQEGDIINAYEHCIFEVTKIKRNVIYSATEAACLILSIDETIKNPASNADKGPRNPYA